The proteins below come from a single Aegilops tauschii subsp. strangulata cultivar AL8/78 chromosome 6, Aet v6.0, whole genome shotgun sequence genomic window:
- the LOC109741207 gene encoding uncharacterized protein, whose protein sequence is MLGKRQRSMLMRRTTSLASMPSVPKQVRQGSGGGGGDKDKPARARPSSSVSAGAVGTGGGGYPSPGRDAFAGLMITAAFLSACGFCAKPLGPGEDTYIYRGEVAFCSQECREHQIKKDELMEQNCTITSIREAPSDQSGSGGGSGGAGDAVAAA, encoded by the exons ATGCTCGGCAAGCGGCAGAGGAGCATGCTGATGCGCCGGACGACCAGCCTGGCGTCCATGCCGTCGGTGCCCAAGCAGGTGCGCcagggcagcggcggcggcggcggcgacaagGACAAGCCGGCGCGcgcgcggccgtcctcctccgtGTCGGCCGGCGCGGTggggacgggcggcggcggctaccccTCTCCCGGGAGGGACGCCTTCGCCGGGCTGATGATCACGGCGGCGTTCCTGTCGGCCTGCGGCTTCTGCGCCAAGCCCCTCGGCCCCGGCGAGGACACCTACATCTACAG GGGCGAGGTGGCATTCTGCAGCCAGGAGTGCAGGGAGCATCAGATCAAGAAAGACGAGCTCATGGAACAGAACTGCACCATCACATCCATCCGGGAGGCCCCGTCGGACCAgtccggcagcggcggcggctcgggcggcgccggggacgccgtcgccgccgcatAG